Proteins co-encoded in one Bacillus sp. 2205SS5-2 genomic window:
- a CDS encoding YpiF family protein has product MNWNVADLEQISKESEYIDTVVLPLVPITFGDEMKKNASTMEFVSVLTQQIETQFKGRLLMLPNVTYLQEIGKEEKLHLLESWTTAVQKLPFKHIMYVTSDPEWKESKDKLSGKLIWIPAIPLEDMDEKYKRSIMEDQVKSLLKIFIEVWQRT; this is encoded by the coding sequence ATGAACTGGAATGTGGCAGATCTTGAGCAAATTAGTAAGGAAAGTGAATATATTGATACGGTGGTACTCCCACTTGTTCCGATTACCTTTGGGGATGAAATGAAGAAAAATGCGTCAACTATGGAGTTTGTTAGCGTTCTAACTCAACAAATAGAAACCCAATTTAAAGGGAGACTCCTGATGCTTCCAAATGTTACATATTTACAAGAAATAGGAAAAGAAGAAAAGCTGCATCTTCTAGAATCATGGACGACAGCTGTGCAAAAATTACCATTTAAACATATTATGTATGTAACTAGTGATCCTGAATGGAAAGAATCTAAGGACAAGCTATCTGGAAAGCTAATTTGGATTCCAGCAATACCTCTTGAGGATATGGATGAGAAATACAAACGTTCTATAATGGAGGATCAAGTGAAATCGTTGCTTAAAATATTTATCGAAGTATGGCAAAGAACTTGA
- a CDS encoding ReoY family proteolytic degradation factor → MATPVSVNEKKDFIRWFLNHYQLKRRECVWILNYLMSHDQLMEKVHFVDEAQYCPRGLIMSTHCMDEAPFKFYKENVMTTDAEKSFHDIRLNRDEDIYIQLNFRSAQKTYQYAAVLEENPFMPKYMKVNEKDRLLAEQFLKKVMEDFNRNKLLKEIDLALDNQDEQKFRELSAKLNNLGY, encoded by the coding sequence ATGGCCACCCCTGTATCTGTCAACGAGAAGAAAGATTTTATCCGCTGGTTTCTTAATCATTATCAACTGAAGCGAAGAGAATGTGTTTGGATATTAAATTATTTAATGAGTCATGATCAACTTATGGAAAAAGTCCATTTTGTTGATGAAGCTCAATATTGTCCAAGAGGTTTGATCATGTCGACGCATTGTATGGATGAAGCTCCATTCAAGTTTTATAAAGAAAACGTCATGACAACGGATGCTGAGAAATCCTTCCATGACATTCGTTTAAATCGAGATGAAGATATTTATATTCAATTGAATTTTCGCTCAGCTCAGAAGACGTATCAATACGCGGCAGTCTTGGAGGAAAATCCTTTTATGCCGAAATATATGAAGGTGAATGAAAAAGACCGGCTATTGGCGGAGCAATTTCTCAAAAAGGTGATGGAAGACTTTAATCGTAATAAACTACTGAAGGAAATTGATCTTGCACTGGATAATCAGGACGAACAAAAATTTCGCGAGCTTTCTGCTAAATTAAATAATCTAGGATATTGA
- a CDS encoding tetratricopeptide repeat protein yields the protein MNVAQKMTEALHNGDLQSAQSYFQQVLRTASDEEKFDLAEELYSLGFLEETKSLLKDLLMTYPDETELKVMLAETLVEMDLEEEALMELEPIRREDPLYPRALLLVADLYQMQGLFEVSERKLVEAKSILKEEPVIDFALGELYSEQGKFLEAIRQYDSLLKRNIFEMAGINIHQRMAEALSAGGAFEEALTHFEKAIDHHVDINMLFGYGFTAFQAGMYERAIKQFKRVLEIDKDYHSVYLYLAKSYEHEEQLEDSLQSIELGLEQDSFQKELSFYGGKIAFKLGKVDRAEKYLRDALALDPEYIEAALTLNVLLLAEEKFEEVLEIVNLVNQEGTNVPQFLWDNAKANHALEQYAQALKNYQEAYTDLQENEDFLEEYGYFLLEEGLQAEAQKVFEDLQAKNPTNENIALLLERLASQ from the coding sequence ATGAATGTAGCACAAAAAATGACTGAGGCTCTACATAATGGAGACCTCCAATCTGCACAATCGTATTTTCAACAAGTCCTTCGAACAGCTTCTGACGAAGAGAAATTTGATTTAGCAGAAGAGCTTTATTCTTTAGGTTTTTTAGAAGAAACAAAAAGCTTACTTAAAGATCTTTTAATGACTTATCCTGATGAAACAGAATTAAAGGTGATGTTAGCTGAAACGCTAGTAGAGATGGATTTAGAAGAAGAAGCATTAATGGAATTAGAACCTATTAGACGAGAAGATCCTTTATACCCAAGAGCGCTTCTCCTTGTAGCAGACCTCTATCAAATGCAAGGATTATTTGAAGTAAGTGAACGGAAGCTAGTTGAAGCAAAAAGTATATTGAAAGAAGAACCTGTGATTGATTTTGCATTAGGTGAATTGTATTCCGAACAAGGGAAATTTTTAGAAGCAATTCGCCAATATGATTCATTACTAAAGAGGAATATTTTTGAGATGGCAGGAATAAATATTCATCAACGAATGGCAGAAGCGTTGAGTGCTGGAGGTGCCTTTGAAGAAGCTCTCACTCATTTTGAAAAAGCAATCGATCATCATGTAGACATTAACATGTTGTTTGGGTATGGTTTTACCGCGTTTCAAGCAGGTATGTACGAAAGAGCTATCAAGCAGTTTAAGCGAGTCCTAGAGATAGATAAAGATTATCATTCTGTGTACCTTTATCTAGCCAAGTCATATGAGCATGAAGAGCAGTTAGAAGATAGCCTTCAAAGTATAGAACTAGGACTCGAGCAAGATTCGTTTCAAAAAGAGTTATCGTTCTATGGTGGGAAGATCGCGTTTAAGTTAGGGAAAGTTGATCGTGCAGAAAAGTATCTTAGAGACGCATTGGCTCTTGATCCAGAGTATATTGAAGCCGCTTTAACCTTAAATGTCTTGCTGTTGGCGGAAGAGAAATTCGAAGAGGTATTAGAAATTGTGAACCTTGTCAATCAAGAAGGAACGAATGTACCGCAGTTTTTATGGGATAATGCTAAAGCGAATCATGCATTAGAACAATATGCTCAAGCTTTAAAAAATTACCAAGAAGCCTATACTGACTTACAAGAAAATGAAGATTTCCTTGAAGAGTATGGATATTTTCTCCTTGAAGAAGGATTACAAGCAGAGGCTCAGAAAGTATTCGAGGATTTACAAGCCAAAAATCCTACGAATGAAAACATTGCTTTACTGTTAGAACGACTAGCTAGTCAATAA
- the aroA gene encoding 3-phosphoshikimate 1-carboxyvinyltransferase: MIILKKSLDGLKGEVMVPGDKSISHRAVMFGAIAEGKTEIRHFLRGEDCLSTVAAFRELGVRIEEDDEKLVVYGDGLDALIEPLNLLHMGNSGTTTRLLMGLLAGRPFHSIIIGDESIAKRPMKRVVTPLAQMGAKIDGRNKGEYAPLAIRGGGLTGITYEMPVASAQVKSAILFAGLQANGNTTIIEPMKSRDHTERMIEMFGGKIQRNVEEKSITISGGQALKGTAISVPGDISSAAFFLVGAAITPGSHLTLKNVGLNPTRTGILNVLKQMGAQIEITENEMDDSAEPWGDITMKSSELSGITIEGDMIPTLIDELPVIALLATQAVGTTIIKDASELKLKETNRIEAVVDELSTLGANIRGTDDGMIIEGKTLLHGGSVSSRHDHRIGMMLAIASLITKGDIHLTKEDSISISYPDFFKDLHSLV, encoded by the coding sequence ATGATAATATTAAAGAAAAGTCTAGACGGTCTTAAAGGTGAAGTGATGGTACCTGGTGATAAATCGATTTCCCATCGTGCGGTGATGTTTGGCGCTATCGCAGAAGGGAAGACGGAGATCCGCCATTTTTTAAGAGGAGAGGATTGCTTAAGTACAGTTGCTGCCTTTCGTGAACTCGGTGTAAGGATTGAGGAAGATGATGAAAAACTGGTTGTATATGGAGATGGGCTTGATGCACTAATAGAGCCATTGAATCTATTACATATGGGCAATTCAGGAACCACGACAAGACTTCTAATGGGATTGCTTGCTGGTCGGCCCTTTCATTCAATTATTATTGGTGACGAGTCGATTGCGAAGCGGCCGATGAAACGAGTGGTCACCCCCTTAGCACAAATGGGAGCAAAAATAGATGGTCGTAACAAGGGGGAATACGCACCTCTTGCCATAAGAGGTGGAGGGCTCACAGGGATAACCTATGAGATGCCTGTTGCTAGTGCTCAAGTTAAATCTGCCATTCTATTTGCAGGCTTACAAGCAAATGGGAATACAACCATTATTGAACCAATGAAAAGTCGTGATCATACAGAGCGAATGATTGAAATGTTCGGTGGGAAAATTCAACGAAATGTTGAAGAGAAAAGTATAACGATTTCTGGTGGTCAAGCTTTAAAAGGAACAGCGATTTCTGTTCCTGGGGACATTTCTTCAGCAGCATTCTTTTTAGTAGGAGCGGCTATTACACCGGGTAGTCATCTTACCTTGAAAAACGTAGGGTTGAACCCTACGAGAACTGGAATCCTAAACGTACTTAAGCAAATGGGTGCTCAAATTGAGATAACAGAAAATGAGATGGATGATTCAGCAGAACCTTGGGGAGATATTACGATGAAGTCGTCCGAGTTATCTGGTATCACAATTGAAGGTGATATGATACCGACACTGATAGATGAGCTCCCTGTCATTGCCCTGCTTGCGACTCAAGCAGTGGGAACCACAATTATTAAGGATGCATCCGAATTAAAATTGAAAGAAACGAATCGTATTGAGGCTGTTGTAGATGAATTATCCACACTAGGTGCGAACATAAGGGGAACAGACGACGGGATGATCATAGAAGGAAAAACATTGCTACACGGAGGAAGTGTTTCTTCAAGACATGATCATCGTATTGGCATGATGTTAGCGATAGCTTCCTTGATTACTAAAGGAGACATCCACCTTACGAAAGAAGATTCCATCTCTATATCCTATCCCGATTTTTTTAAAGATCTACATTCACTAGTATAA